AATCGTCCGCAGAGGGAAGAAAAACTATAAAATGGTGAAATTCATCTAACGTAAAAGGCCATCCTTTGATGAAGGGATGGCCTTTTTGTATACGCGGAAATGGGGAATCGGTGGTAAAAGTCCGAGAATCGGTGGTAATCCCCCAAGAATCGGTGGTATATGCCAAATCGGTGATAAACCAAGAAGAATCGGTGATAAACGCCCGAGAATCGGTGATAACCCGTCCCAAGACGGTGATAAACGCCTGAAATTCGGTGATAACGCGTCCCCCTCGCAAACCTTTTACGCTTTCATCTTCGCCGCCGCTTTTTTCCTTGGAGCCGGCTTCTTCTTTTTCGTCTTATCGAGCGATGCTTGCAATGCAGCCATCAAATCGGTCGTATTGGAAGGTGATATTGCCTGTTTCTCCAGTTTTGCGACAGTCACACTGCCCGATTTTTTCTCTTCAATCAATTCCATAAGAGCAGTTCTATACTCGTCCGTATACTTATCGGGATCGAATGCTGTCGTTAATTGATCAACTAACAGAAGTGCTGTATCGAGTTCTTTTTTCACAACAGAGTCTTCAGCCGGGATATTCGGCACATCTCCCACATTGCGCACTTCATCCGGAAAGTGGATCGTCTCCATCAACAGAGCGTCTTTATAGACCCGGACGACGGCTAACTGCTCCTTCGAACGGATGATAATCTTCGCCACACCGATTTTTCCCGATTCTTTC
The sequence above is drawn from the Sporosarcina luteola genome and encodes:
- a CDS encoding Ku protein, with product MHTVWKGSISFGLVNIPIKLHTATENNDIKLRQLHKECHSPISYQKVCPICDKEVKSEEIVKAYEYTKNKFVVLDDEELEKLKKENEDKAVEIIDFVKLEEIDPIYFERSYFMAPDANGGKAYALLRKALKESGKIGVAKIIIRSKEQLAVVRVYKDALLMETIHFPDEVRNVGDVPNIPAEDSVVKKELDTALLLVDQLTTAFDPDKYTDEYRTALMELIEEKKSGSVTVAKLEKQAISPSNTTDLMAALQASLDKTKKKKPAPRKKAAAKMKA